In the Sandaracinaceae bacterium genome, one interval contains:
- a CDS encoding AAA family ATPase translates to MSRGAPVVTFACRECGYGAAKRWDRCPECFVFGSFVEQAPKRAAVRVKAAAPRRVAAPAPLSEVSITRHPRRSTGLSELDRVLGRGPNGEGLAAGQVLVLGGSPGVGKSTLLMQALVGLCGADGRALYASGEETQAQVAERARRLGMSEVLARIDVLETHGIEDVARALRAGSYQTAVVDSLQTFTAEDLGDAGTMRTVAGVAERLTQVAKSLDVSLWLVGQATKDGRLAGPNAAAHIADTLLWFEHERAAGYRVLRADKNRFGSVGEVGLFQMSERGLRDVADPSSPLVRRRRGPRPAGAIWAVMADKDRPVAVEVHALVGSASEAAPRRIASGIDTQRLALVLAILSRHGGVEIDGDVFVDVHAHAGRVSDRGLDLPLALALASAARGVAIEAGLASCGELALTGEVLPPRLLDARRAEMARLGFGRVVTPPGCAVGGDGLVVEPVETIEAAVAAALGGARRAAAGGGES, encoded by the coding sequence GTGAGTCGGGGCGCTCCCGTCGTCACGTTCGCCTGCCGCGAGTGCGGCTACGGAGCGGCGAAGCGCTGGGACCGCTGCCCGGAGTGTTTCGTGTTCGGGAGCTTCGTCGAGCAGGCGCCGAAGCGCGCGGCCGTGCGGGTGAAGGCCGCCGCCCCTCGCCGGGTCGCGGCGCCGGCGCCGCTGTCGGAGGTGTCGATCACGCGGCACCCGCGGCGCTCGACGGGTCTCTCGGAGCTGGACCGAGTGCTCGGCCGGGGCCCGAACGGCGAGGGGCTCGCGGCGGGGCAAGTGCTCGTGCTCGGTGGTTCGCCCGGGGTGGGCAAGTCGACGCTGCTGATGCAGGCGCTCGTGGGTCTGTGCGGCGCGGATGGCCGCGCGCTCTACGCGAGCGGAGAGGAGACGCAGGCGCAGGTCGCCGAACGCGCGCGGCGGCTCGGGATGTCGGAGGTGCTCGCGAGGATCGACGTGCTGGAAACCCACGGGATCGAGGACGTGGCTCGAGCGCTCCGGGCGGGGAGCTATCAAACGGCGGTCGTCGACAGTCTCCAGACCTTCACGGCCGAGGACCTCGGGGACGCGGGGACGATGAGGACGGTGGCGGGGGTGGCCGAGCGGCTGACGCAGGTGGCGAAGTCGCTCGACGTGAGCCTGTGGCTGGTCGGTCAGGCGACGAAGGACGGTCGGCTCGCGGGCCCGAACGCCGCGGCGCACATCGCCGACACGCTGCTCTGGTTCGAGCACGAGCGGGCCGCGGGCTACCGCGTGCTGCGCGCCGACAAGAACCGCTTCGGCTCGGTGGGCGAGGTGGGCCTCTTCCAGATGAGCGAGCGCGGCCTGCGCGACGTCGCCGACCCGAGCTCGCCGCTGGTTCGCCGCCGCCGCGGGCCCCGGCCGGCGGGCGCCATCTGGGCCGTGATGGCCGACAAGGACCGCCCGGTCGCCGTCGAGGTGCACGCGCTCGTTGGGTCGGCGAGCGAGGCGGCGCCGCGACGGATCGCGTCGGGGATCGACACGCAGCGGCTGGCGCTGGTGCTGGCGATCCTGAGTCGTCACGGCGGGGTGGAGATCGACGGGGACGTCTTCGTCGACGTGCACGCCCACGCGGGGCGGGTGAGCGATCGGGGGCTCGACTTGCCGCTCGCGCTCGCGTTGGCTTCGGCGGCGCGCGGGGTGGCGATCGAGGCAGGGCTCGCGAGCTGCGGTGAGCTGGCGCTGACGGGGGAGGTGCTGCCGCCGCGGCTGCTCGACGCGCGCCGCGCGGAGATGGCGCGGCTCGGGTTCGGGCGGGTGGTCACGCCGCCGGGGTGCGCGGTGGGTGGAGACGGGCTCGTGGTGGAGCCGGTCGAGACGATCGAGGCCGCGGTCGCGGCGGCGCTGGGTGGCGCGCGTCGAGCAGCCGCGGGGGGAGGAGAATCATGA